One window from the genome of Spirosoma rhododendri encodes:
- a CDS encoding PAS domain S-box protein: protein MLPYFETVFRDKSGKTIFLSGSVNCRFDNGRPTAFRCILHDTTSRIRAEKSQKLYYSIANWTINTPNLDDLYQKIHQELGNIIDARNFFIALYDSSKTYLSFPYYVDEYFGNSMRFTKRRLGNGLTEYTIQANKPLFLYERDIRQLAEENKIDLYNQRQPQVMLTAPLRIGDEITGIIGVKSYNDAHTYGPRDLELLEFISGQVALAIARKQSEQVLDKQNARLNAIFDSSTYLIWSVNKGLMLTSSNKNYLRLIENQTGEKPRLQTSVLQNGWRMLNGDSRRMMEDHYRLAFRGIAQSFELNFTTEKGETYLEIHLNPILLTGGVIEEVSGIARDITNRKRAELSTLRSEEKFRGIFENLQDIYARVDRKGKITMVSPSVFKRLGYTPDEVLGQDVTQYFVDKSVIHQAMIKLGRTHSLRNFEVSMRRKDGTERQFMFNMLMLQDDTGHYSVVAVLARDITELKRQSAELVKARDEAERSLKVKEQFLANMSHEIRTPMNGVIGMIDLLNDTQLDDEQRSYVKTVKRSSETLLNILNDILDLSKIEAGKMVLHEAPVAFREIFEKLIALFGQQANSKNNDLTYHLAPDLPTFVIADQTRLLQILSNLTSNAIKFTENGTVRVNASLVSKRGKFNRIRVAVEDSGIGISPQNINLLFNSFSQVDTSSRKSFGGTGLGLAISKELAHLMKGEVGVESVVGQGSTFWFIIELKETAISPSQQTTEAAEITLANFFSTYHPQVLLVDDNAVNRKVASEILRKSGCVVTTADSGPAAIAQVSERFQAIGRGDTSPFDVIFMDIQMPDMDGVETTRNLREQFGKKLPTIVAMTAYSMREDRERFIQQGLDDYIAKPIRAQSLIAKVKELSDASQARQRADVPAAAPAPVAVQAEPSLPIIDEEIVGQLRDIGGQELVDSIMEEFVTEATELVNGSIDAYKLGDIPTVKSHLHTLKGSAGTIGVARVADIARTAEGKLKVADTSGLSDALDALQAAFADFVAEREKQA, encoded by the coding sequence GTGCTGCCGTACTTTGAAACGGTTTTTCGCGACAAATCGGGGAAAACGATTTTCCTGTCGGGGAGCGTCAACTGCCGGTTCGACAACGGGCGCCCCACGGCTTTCCGCTGTATTCTGCACGACACCACCAGCCGGATACGGGCCGAAAAATCGCAGAAGCTGTACTATAGCATCGCTAACTGGACCATCAACACGCCCAACCTCGACGATCTCTACCAGAAGATTCATCAGGAACTGGGCAATATCATCGACGCGCGCAACTTCTTTATCGCGCTCTACGATTCGAGCAAAACCTACCTGTCGTTTCCCTACTACGTCGATGAATACTTCGGCAACAGCATGCGCTTTACGAAGCGTCGGCTGGGCAACGGTCTGACGGAGTACACTATCCAGGCCAACAAACCCTTGTTTCTCTACGAAAGAGACATTCGTCAGCTGGCCGAGGAAAATAAGATTGATCTGTACAACCAACGGCAGCCGCAGGTGATGTTGACGGCCCCGCTGCGCATCGGCGACGAGATCACAGGGATTATCGGCGTGAAATCGTACAACGACGCCCACACCTACGGCCCCCGCGATCTCGAACTGCTCGAATTTATTTCGGGGCAGGTTGCGCTGGCCATCGCCCGGAAGCAGTCGGAGCAGGTGCTCGATAAGCAGAACGCCCGGCTCAACGCCATTTTCGACAGCAGCACCTACCTGATCTGGTCGGTCAACAAAGGGCTGATGCTGACCTCGTCCAACAAAAACTACCTGCGCCTGATCGAGAATCAGACCGGTGAAAAACCCCGCCTGCAAACCAGTGTGTTGCAGAACGGCTGGCGGATGCTCAACGGCGACAGCCGCCGGATGATGGAAGATCACTACCGGCTGGCATTTCGCGGTATCGCCCAGAGTTTTGAACTGAATTTTACGACGGAAAAAGGCGAAACCTACCTCGAAATCCACCTGAACCCGATTCTGCTGACGGGGGGCGTTATCGAAGAAGTATCGGGTATTGCGCGCGACATTACCAACCGGAAACGGGCCGAGCTATCGACGCTGCGCAGCGAAGAAAAATTCCGGGGTATTTTCGAGAACCTACAGGACATCTACGCCCGCGTCGACCGGAAGGGTAAAATCACGATGGTGAGCCCGTCGGTGTTCAAACGCCTGGGCTACACGCCCGACGAGGTGCTGGGGCAGGACGTCACCCAGTATTTCGTCGACAAGAGCGTGATTCATCAGGCCATGATTAAGTTGGGTCGTACCCACAGCCTGCGGAATTTTGAAGTCAGCATGCGCCGGAAAGACGGCACCGAGCGGCAGTTTATGTTCAACATGCTGATGCTTCAGGACGACACCGGGCATTATTCGGTGGTGGCGGTGCTGGCCCGCGACATTACGGAGCTGAAGCGGCAGTCGGCCGAGCTGGTGAAAGCCCGCGACGAAGCCGAACGTTCGCTGAAGGTGAAAGAGCAGTTTCTGGCCAACATGAGCCACGAAATCCGGACGCCTATGAACGGCGTGATCGGTATGATCGACCTGCTCAACGACACGCAGCTCGACGATGAGCAGCGCAGCTACGTCAAGACGGTCAAGCGGTCGTCGGAAACGCTGCTCAATATCCTCAACGACATTCTCGACCTGTCGAAGATCGAAGCGGGTAAGATGGTGCTGCACGAAGCGCCGGTGGCTTTCCGCGAGATTTTCGAGAAGCTGATCGCCTTGTTCGGGCAGCAGGCCAACTCGAAAAACAACGATCTTACCTATCACCTCGCGCCCGATCTGCCGACCTTCGTTATTGCCGATCAGACGCGCCTGCTCCAGATACTGTCGAACCTGACATCGAACGCGATCAAATTTACCGAGAACGGCACAGTTCGGGTCAATGCGTCGCTGGTAAGCAAGCGGGGGAAGTTCAACCGGATTCGGGTGGCGGTCGAGGATTCGGGAATCGGTATTTCGCCCCAGAACATCAACCTGCTGTTCAACTCGTTTAGCCAGGTCGACACGTCGTCGCGCAAATCGTTTGGCGGGACAGGGCTGGGGCTGGCCATCTCGAAAGAACTGGCGCACCTGATGAAAGGCGAGGTGGGCGTCGAGTCGGTAGTAGGGCAGGGGAGCACCTTCTGGTTTATTATCGAACTGAAAGAAACGGCCATCAGCCCGTCGCAGCAGACAACCGAAGCGGCCGAGATTACGCTCGCCAATTTCTTCAGCACCTACCACCCGCAGGTACTACTCGTCGACGACAATGCCGTAAACCGCAAAGTGGCCAGCGAAATCCTGCGCAAATCGGGTTGCGTTGTTACTACGGCCGACAGTGGCCCGGCGGCTATCGCCCAGGTGAGCGAGCGCTTCCAGGCGATCGGACGGGGGGATACCAGCCCGTTCGATGTGATCTTCATGGACATTCAGATGCCCGATATGGACGGCGTCGAAACGACCCGCAACCTGCGCGAACAGTTTGGTAAAAAACTGCCAACCATCGTGGCCATGACGGCTTATTCGATGCGGGAGGACCGCGAACGGTTTATTCAGCAGGGGCTGGACGACTACATCGCCAAGCCGATCCGGGCGCAGAGTCTGATTGCCAAAGTGAAGGAACTCTCCGACGCCAGCCAGGCGCGGCAGCGGGCCGATGTACCTGCTGCGGCACCGGCACCCGTTGCCGTACAGGCGGAGCCGTCGCTGCCGATCATCGACGAGGAAATCGTTGGTCAGCTGCGCGATATTGGCGGGCAGGAACTGGTCGACAGCATCATGGAAGAGTTTGTGACGGAAGCAACCGAACTGGTCAACGGCTCGATCGACGCGTACAAGCTGGGCGACATACCAACCGTAAAAAGCCACCTGCATACGCTGAAAGGTTCGGCCGGAACGATCGGCGTGGCCCGCGTCGCTGACATTGCCCGCACTGCCGAGGGTAAGCTTAAAGTCGCCGACACGAGTGGCCTGTCCGACGCGCTCGACGCCCTGCAAGCCGCCTTCGCCGACTTTGTGGCAGAACGCGAAAAACAGGCGTAA
- a CDS encoding PKD domain-containing protein, translated as MRQHRLLHPARLLIFGLLLLTACQPFDLDRKVFPTCTKPTATIGVTTDGLDVLFYLESPQGDIGAAGWDPGDGSGSNRVGTRVAYSYARAGTYTVRLTIVNTCDDTFTSTRQITVR; from the coding sequence ATGCGCCAACACCGCCTACTTCACCCCGCCCGGCTTCTCATCTTCGGGCTGCTCCTGCTGACCGCCTGCCAGCCGTTTGATCTCGACCGGAAGGTGTTCCCCACCTGCACCAAACCCACAGCCACCATCGGCGTAACCACCGATGGGCTCGACGTGCTGTTTTACCTCGAGAGTCCGCAGGGCGACATTGGCGCGGCAGGCTGGGACCCCGGCGACGGGTCGGGCAGCAACCGGGTTGGCACGCGGGTGGCGTACAGCTACGCGCGGGCAGGCACCTATACGGTCCGGCTCACCATCGTCAACACCTGCGACGATACCTTTACCAGTACCCGTCAGATTACCGTCCGCTAA
- a CDS encoding WG repeat-containing protein, protein MTPQNPTVDESATARIDTIPAPATETTTTAEAVQEKPATETEPVAEQATDTKTAGADNTPVTSGDARQGRYEEAFGDSRFDKVELGEDDRGWRRARKNGRWGYIDPENNWVIQPRFEAITPFRNDVASAFLDGQMLKIDRSGEPVRP, encoded by the coding sequence ATGACACCGCAAAACCCGACCGTCGACGAATCTGCCACAGCCCGCATCGATACCATACCGGCCCCGGCAACTGAAACGACGACTACGGCCGAAGCGGTTCAGGAGAAGCCAGCAACCGAAACGGAACCAGTGGCTGAGCAGGCAACAGATACCAAGACCGCCGGAGCCGATAACACACCCGTCACATCAGGCGATGCGCGTCAGGGCCGTTACGAAGAAGCGTTTGGCGATAGTCGATTCGACAAAGTCGAGCTGGGAGAAGACGATCGGGGCTGGCGACGCGCCCGCAAAAATGGCCGCTGGGGTTATATCGATCCAGAGAATAACTGGGTGATTCAACCCCGCTTTGAAGCTATCACCCCCTTTCGCAACGACGTCGCGTCGGCCTTTCTGGATGGGCAGATGCTGAAAATAGACCGTTCCGGCGAACCTGTCCGGCCCTGA
- a CDS encoding retropepsin-like aspartic protease family protein, producing the protein MPSQMRYYVWFCLFLLSQLAGCSGCSRSGSHQPRRPKRNPPTDSVTTQATTKPTLKQIGDGPTEVAMQKRNGVYLVPVTINGRAMQFILDTGASLISMSTREAELLFREGTITNRDIIGQSEFQDANGDISPGAIVRLRSVRIGDRVLENVNANVVGNAKAPLLLGQSALSKFGRISLDYRRNVVTFD; encoded by the coding sequence ATGCCCTCACAAATGCGCTATTACGTCTGGTTTTGTTTGTTTCTGCTAAGTCAACTGGCGGGCTGTTCCGGCTGCTCGCGGTCGGGTAGTCATCAGCCCCGCCGGCCGAAACGAAACCCGCCAACCGACAGCGTTACGACGCAGGCAACGACGAAACCGACCCTGAAACAGATCGGCGACGGCCCGACGGAAGTCGCGATGCAGAAACGCAACGGCGTGTATCTGGTGCCCGTCACGATCAACGGGCGTGCCATGCAGTTCATCCTCGATACCGGGGCCAGTCTGATTTCGATGTCGACCAGGGAAGCTGAATTGCTTTTCCGGGAGGGAACGATTACCAACCGCGACATCATCGGGCAGTCGGAGTTTCAGGATGCCAACGGTGATATTTCGCCCGGTGCCATCGTGCGGCTGCGCTCGGTCCGGATCGGCGACCGGGTGCTGGAAAACGTCAACGCCAACGTGGTTGGCAATGCGAAGGCACCCCTGCTGCTGGGGCAGTCGGCCCTGTCGAAGTTTGGTCGAATTTCGCTCGATTATCGACGAAATGTCGTGACGTTTGACTGA
- a CDS encoding hybrid sensor histidine kinase/response regulator transcription factor, protein MPRHIRQRCRLLVVVLPVFITAFARGQHPLRQHPLGFEHLGTEQGLSHNRVFSIYQDRKGFMWFGTGNGLNRYDGYSFTMYKPDPGDPNNHMAHNTIWDMVESRSGDIWFVTPGGGLHRLNKQTGRINFFRVEQPGTNRFAPYDICYTLFEDKQGFFWIGSEGGLARFNPYTKQYRLYNIPVPQGADQRVWTIQEDRFGTLWVGTSAGLFTLNRRTGQFSPFHFAADPARQQIRVESIYLAADNSLWLGTKYNGLHRLLPKKGLSGQSSSATTYAPTGRVYLTNQEILPKGLGEDQHHNLMVGTRSGLFRLDPTTGYYDNYQENPTVANSLSHNEVWALLADNRGTFWIGTANGIDYYSGLTPRFAFYQPVPDHNATPRTENNVTMLTADLRGNLWFSNPHRSHLDGVFRLDPSNHTSHPGYASQPLATGRPAPENFTDNDSPDVISAIHGDRSGRVWVATPAGLQSRDATGQLRQYRVGFPVTSIGEDRQGRLWVGGRSILAQFDPTNGRHTLYRVDKDYPIGKGGGQVNDILVSRAGDIWAAVAGVGACKLDPRTGHFTSYHPHPAGNRKIFYSRDVLTLGETADGAIWVSTNIGGVFRIDPKTAAVSTFTSHDGLPDNQVVALIADQTGMLWMATGKELCRLDPATRKLRVFDAQDGLLSQTFTGARVCTSTGELAFGSTNGLVVFSPSEMGENPYQPPVYITQAQVLDSTRLFPDSPLTLAYRDNIISFSFVGLTYIAPKKARYAYQLNGVNSGWVYCGTQRTATYSFLAPGDYVFRVKASNNDGVWNEKGAAIRLVILPPWWRTWWAYLLYALAFGGLVLGFIRFRIGQVQQQQEIILKRREAEQLRAVDEVKTRFFSNITHEFRTPLTLILSPAETLLQTPDLNATTRRSLRSIYQNAEQLLRLINQLLDLVKLEGSRMAVSLVRGDAVQFIHRLIDPFFPMALHRHITLHVDTFGQPGAHADQTHLFDADKWEKIITNLVSNALKFTPTGGQVLLTIDQPTPTQLRLRLSDTGIGIPTEHLPHIFDRFYQVDTSQTRAYEGTGIGLALAKELTELLGGTLTVDSRTEDPPGTTFTLTLPLLPTSAQPGAPFLSLSHPHTAVAVPETTPQPPSAEQPIAVTTTDTPLVLIVDDNDELRTFIAGELTGRYRVLTATDGEEGWAICQRELPDVVLTDVMMPRMDGFQLTNCIKSTPTTNHIAVVLLTARAAQRSRVEGLERGADDYLTKPFHVDELRLRLTNLLTRQANLRTRLYQQLSRQDTSDAEPVPSPFVDQLQQIIESRLDDATLSVDELAQAVAMSRRTLHRKLTTVTSLTPIDFIRHYRLQRAVQFLRAGHSITETAYSVGFESPGYFSTVFKQTFRQTPSEFLAQQRP, encoded by the coding sequence ATGCCTAGACACATACGTCAACGCTGCCGACTGCTTGTCGTTGTTCTGCCTGTATTTATTACGGCTTTCGCGCGCGGGCAGCATCCACTGCGGCAGCATCCACTGGGATTCGAGCACCTCGGCACGGAACAGGGGTTGTCACACAATCGAGTTTTCAGCATCTATCAGGACCGGAAGGGCTTCATGTGGTTTGGCACCGGCAACGGTCTCAATCGCTACGATGGCTACTCGTTCACCATGTATAAGCCCGACCCCGGCGACCCCAACAACCACATGGCCCACAACACCATCTGGGACATGGTCGAGTCGCGGTCGGGCGACATCTGGTTTGTCACGCCGGGTGGTGGGCTGCATCGACTCAACAAACAAACCGGCCGGATTAACTTCTTTCGGGTCGAACAGCCGGGAACGAATCGGTTTGCGCCCTACGATATCTGCTACACCCTGTTCGAAGACAAACAGGGTTTTTTCTGGATTGGCTCGGAAGGCGGACTAGCCCGATTCAATCCCTACACCAAACAGTATCGGCTCTACAACATACCCGTTCCGCAGGGCGCCGATCAGCGGGTGTGGACGATTCAGGAAGACCGGTTCGGCACGCTGTGGGTAGGTACGTCTGCCGGGCTGTTCACGCTCAACCGGCGCACGGGTCAGTTCAGTCCGTTCCATTTCGCGGCCGACCCGGCCAGGCAGCAAATTCGAGTGGAGTCGATATATCTCGCGGCCGACAATAGTCTGTGGCTGGGCACCAAATACAACGGGCTGCACCGGTTACTGCCGAAAAAAGGATTATCCGGCCAGAGCAGTTCCGCGACGACCTACGCCCCAACGGGTCGGGTCTATTTGACTAACCAGGAAATACTGCCGAAGGGGCTGGGGGAAGATCAGCACCACAACCTGATGGTTGGCACGCGGTCGGGCCTGTTTCGGCTTGACCCCACCACCGGCTATTACGACAACTACCAGGAAAATCCCACTGTCGCAAACTCGCTGAGCCACAACGAGGTGTGGGCACTACTGGCCGACAACCGGGGTACGTTCTGGATCGGTACCGCCAACGGCATCGACTATTACTCAGGGCTGACGCCCCGATTTGCCTTTTACCAACCAGTTCCAGACCACAACGCGACGCCCCGGACTGAGAACAACGTTACGATGCTGACCGCCGATTTACGGGGCAATCTGTGGTTCAGCAACCCCCATCGCTCTCACCTCGACGGTGTGTTTCGGCTCGACCCATCGAACCACACCTCGCACCCCGGCTACGCATCACAGCCGCTCGCAACGGGGCGGCCTGCACCCGAAAACTTCACCGACAACGACTCCCCCGATGTAATTTCGGCCATCCACGGCGACCGGAGCGGCCGGGTCTGGGTGGCGACCCCGGCGGGCCTGCAAAGCCGGGATGCCACGGGGCAGCTTCGGCAGTACCGGGTCGGCTTTCCCGTCACCAGCATCGGTGAGGACAGGCAGGGAAGGCTGTGGGTCGGTGGCCGGTCAATCCTGGCGCAGTTCGACCCCACCAACGGCCGGCACACGCTTTACCGGGTCGATAAGGATTACCCCATCGGTAAAGGTGGTGGTCAGGTCAACGACATCCTGGTGAGCCGGGCGGGCGACATCTGGGCAGCCGTAGCGGGCGTCGGTGCCTGCAAACTAGACCCCCGCACCGGTCATTTTACCAGTTACCACCCGCATCCGGCCGGCAATCGAAAGATTTTTTACAGCCGGGACGTACTGACACTAGGAGAAACGGCCGATGGCGCCATCTGGGTGTCGACCAACATCGGTGGCGTGTTTCGTATCGATCCAAAAACAGCCGCCGTTTCAACGTTCACCAGCCATGACGGCCTGCCGGATAACCAGGTTGTGGCCCTGATTGCCGACCAGACGGGTATGCTCTGGATGGCCACTGGGAAAGAGTTATGCCGACTGGACCCCGCCACGCGCAAACTTCGGGTGTTCGACGCCCAGGATGGGCTGCTGAGTCAGACCTTTACGGGTGCCCGGGTCTGCACCTCCACGGGCGAACTGGCGTTTGGTTCTACGAACGGATTGGTGGTATTCAGCCCCTCGGAAATGGGCGAAAACCCGTACCAGCCGCCCGTGTACATCACCCAGGCGCAGGTGCTGGATTCGACCCGCCTGTTTCCGGATTCCCCCCTAACGCTGGCTTACCGCGACAATATCATCTCGTTTAGCTTCGTGGGCCTTACGTATATAGCCCCGAAAAAAGCCCGGTATGCGTATCAGCTCAACGGCGTGAATAGCGGGTGGGTATACTGCGGGACTCAGCGCACGGCCACGTATTCGTTTCTGGCTCCGGGCGATTATGTGTTCCGGGTGAAAGCCTCAAACAACGACGGGGTCTGGAACGAGAAGGGTGCCGCGATCCGGCTGGTGATTCTGCCCCCCTGGTGGCGCACCTGGTGGGCCTACCTGCTCTACGCCCTGGCGTTTGGCGGTCTGGTGCTGGGCTTCATCCGGTTTCGGATTGGGCAGGTACAGCAGCAGCAGGAGATCATCCTCAAACGCCGGGAAGCCGAACAGCTCCGGGCCGTCGATGAAGTAAAAACCCGCTTTTTTTCCAACATCACCCACGAATTTCGCACTCCGCTGACGCTGATCCTGTCGCCCGCCGAGACGCTGCTACAAACGCCGGACCTGAACGCGACAACCCGCCGGTCGCTTCGCTCGATCTATCAGAACGCCGAACAACTCCTGCGCCTTATCAACCAGTTGCTCGACCTCGTCAAGCTGGAAGGGAGCCGGATGGCGGTGTCGCTGGTGCGGGGCGATGCGGTTCAGTTTATTCACCGGCTGATCGATCCGTTCTTCCCGATGGCGCTCCACCGGCACATAACCCTGCACGTCGACACGTTTGGTCAGCCCGGTGCTCACGCCGACCAAACGCACCTGTTCGATGCCGACAAGTGGGAAAAAATTATCACCAATCTGGTCAGCAATGCGCTGAAATTTACGCCGACGGGTGGGCAGGTGTTACTGACGATCGACCAGCCAACGCCCACCCAGCTACGACTCCGCCTGTCTGATACGGGGATCGGCATCCCGACGGAGCACCTGCCCCATATTTTCGACCGGTTCTACCAGGTCGACACCTCCCAAACCCGTGCCTACGAAGGCACCGGTATCGGACTGGCCCTCGCTAAGGAACTGACCGAGCTGCTCGGTGGCACGCTTACGGTCGACAGTCGGACGGAAGATCCCCCCGGCACGACCTTTACGCTGACCCTGCCGCTCCTGCCCACCTCGGCCCAGCCCGGTGCTCCGTTCCTTTCTCTGTCGCACCCACACACGGCGGTGGCGGTCCCGGAGACTACTCCCCAGCCACCCTCAGCCGAGCAGCCGATTGCCGTCACCACAACCGATACGCCACTGGTGCTGATCGTCGATGACAATGACGAATTGCGGACGTTCATAGCCGGGGAACTGACCGGCCGGTATCGGGTGCTGACCGCTACCGACGGGGAAGAAGGCTGGGCGATCTGCCAGCGCGAACTACCCGATGTGGTACTGACAGACGTGATGATGCCCCGGATGGATGGCTTTCAGCTAACGAATTGCATCAAATCGACCCCGACGACCAACCACATTGCGGTGGTTCTGCTCACGGCCCGGGCCGCGCAGCGCAGCCGGGTCGAGGGACTGGAGCGGGGAGCCGACGATTACCTGACCAAACCGTTTCACGTCGATGAACTGCGCCTGCGGCTGACTAACCTGCTGACCCGCCAGGCCAATCTGCGAACGCGGCTTTACCAGCAGCTATCGAGGCAGGACACGTCTGATGCCGAACCCGTTCCCAGCCCATTTGTCGATCAGTTGCAGCAGATTATCGAAAGCCGCCTGGACGACGCCACCCTCAGCGTCGACGAGCTGGCGCAGGCCGTAGCCATGAGCCGCCGGACGCTTCACCGTAAGCTGACGACCGTTACCAGTCTAACGCCCATCGATTTTATTCGCCACTACCGGCTTCAGCGAGCCGTTCAGTTTCTACGGGCCGGCCATTCGATCACCGAAACGGCCTACAGCGTCGGCTTCGAGAGTCCGGGCTATTTCTCAACGGTCTTTAAACAGACCTTCCGACAGACACCCTCCGAGTTTCTGGCTCAACAGCGGCCCTAG